The window GCAGTCTTTTCTGGAGAGTGTGTCGTTGCCTGTGGCTGTTTGTGTAAGTAGCTTGATTTACTCGATGCTCCATTTTTTTAAAGCTGATGTCTTTGTGTCTACAGGTTTTCAGCCGCTTGTTGGTTTTACAACCATTGCACTTTTTTTTAAACCGGTTTTCTTTGATTTTTTTAGTAATTTGCCAGCAATTCTCGGTCTGTTTCTGGTTGGTGTAGTGCTCTCATACGCGTTTATCAGGACGAAATCGTTGTATCTCTCGATTGGTCTTCATGCGGGAATGGTGTTTATGATGAAGGCAGACGGGATGTTCCTCGTTCGTGTCAGGGAAAAACTGGGATGGTTGTTTGGTGACAGCAAGTTGGTAACAGGAGTGCTCGTCTGGTTTCTCTTAATATTTATTTTATTTGTAATAAAAAGAATTTATAGTAGAAATATTACTTTGGAGTAAATATAAATGGAAAAGACATTAAAAGAGCTTGCCGATTACCTGGGAGGAGAGGTGATTGGTGATGAAAATATAAAGATAAAAGGTGTAATGACGATTGATGAGGCCAGGGAAGGTTATATCACCTTTGTATCTAATATAAAATATATCAAAAAAATAGAAGAGACATCGGCATCGGCAATTCTTGTTTCGCCGGGAATTACGACCAAAGGCAAAAACCTGTTGGTTACAAAAAATCCTTACCTCGCGTTTGCAAAGGTCGTTGACCTGATGATGAGCCCGGAGAAGGTTTATCCAGGGTCATTGGATAACTCTGCCAGGGTAAGTGATTCCGCCGAAATAGGCGCTAATGTAACTGCTTATCCGTTTGTTTTTATAGGTGAAAATGTAAAGGTTGCTGATAATGTAGTTTTGTATCCCGGTGTTTATGTAGGGGATAATTGTCAGATAGGGAAGGATACCGTAATCCATCCAAATACCGTACTCCACAGAGGAACAACGATTGGAGAGCGTGTTGTTGTTCATAGTAATTCCGTCATTGGTTGCAGCGGTTATGGATATGCTCCTGATGGGAAGAAATACTATAAGATACCTCAGGTTGGGGTTACCGTAATTGAAGATGATGTTGATATCGGCGCCAATACCACAATCAACCGTGGTGTACTGGGGGAGACGAGGATCAAAAGAGGCACAAAGATAGACAGCGAGGTGATGATTGCGCATAACGTTGAGATTGGTGAAGACACACTGATCACCTCACAGGTAGGTATTGCCGGTAGTGTTGAGATTGGTAATAACGTTATCCTGGCAGGGGGGGCGGGTGTTGCCGGTCATATCAAGGTGGGGGACAATGTACAGGTGGGTGGCTGGTCAGGAGTTATAAAGGACTTGCCGCCTGGCGGTACATATCTTGGAACACCGGCAATAGAGATTGAAAGAATGAGAAAGTGTTTTATCATTATACAGAAACTGCCGGAAATGAAAAATACTATAAAAGATTTACAGAAAAAGATAGAACAACTGGAGAAACGGTTGGGGTCGGATTAAAAAAGTTAAATGATTTAAAATGGAAAGATTAGGATTGATTGCAGGTAATGGAAGATTTCCGATACTCTTTGCGCAGAGTGCAAAGGAGAAGGGAATAAGTGTCATAACAGTTGCTATTGAGGGGGAGGCTTCCCCTGAGATAGAACAATATGTTGAGAAGTTATATTGGGTTGGTGTTGCCAAGATGGGCAAAATGATACGGACATTTAAGAACGAACATATAGAGAAAGCTGTTATGGCGGGGGGGTTGACAAAATCACATATACATTCAAGGTTTAAGCACTTGAAATTCATGCCTGATATGAGAACAATCAACATGTGGTATAAAAAACTCAGGAGTAAACATGACCACTCTATCCTTGAAGCAGTTGCAAATGAATTTGCATTAGACGGTATAGAACTCATCAGTTCCTTAGATTATGTGAAAGACCTTCTGGCAGAGAAAGGTTGTTTAACTAAGAGAAGACCAACGGAAAATGAGGCAGCCGATATAGAATTCGGGTGGAAGATAGCAAAGGAAGTTGCGGGGATGGAGATAGGTCAATGTATAGTGGTAAAAGATAAAATAGTCCTGGCAGTAGAGGCGATTGAGGGTACAAATGAAACTATTAAACGGGGGGGTA of the Candidatus Scalindua japonica genome contains:
- the lpxD gene encoding UDP-3-O-(3-hydroxymyristoyl)glucosamine N-acyltransferase; the protein is MEKTLKELADYLGGEVIGDENIKIKGVMTIDEAREGYITFVSNIKYIKKIEETSASAILVSPGITTKGKNLLVTKNPYLAFAKVVDLMMSPEKVYPGSLDNSARVSDSAEIGANVTAYPFVFIGENVKVADNVVLYPGVYVGDNCQIGKDTVIHPNTVLHRGTTIGERVVVHSNSVIGCSGYGYAPDGKKYYKIPQVGVTVIEDDVDIGANTTINRGVLGETRIKRGTKIDSEVMIAHNVEIGEDTLITSQVGIAGSVEIGNNVILAGGAGVAGHIKVGDNVQVGGWSGVIKDLPPGGTYLGTPAIEIERMRKCFIIIQKLPEMKNTIKDLQKKIEQLEKRLGSD
- a CDS encoding LpxI family protein, which codes for MERLGLIAGNGRFPILFAQSAKEKGISVITVAIEGEASPEIEQYVEKLYWVGVAKMGKMIRTFKNEHIEKAVMAGGLTKSHIHSRFKHLKFMPDMRTINMWYKKLRSKHDHSILEAVANEFALDGIELISSLDYVKDLLAEKGCLTKRRPTENEAADIEFGWKIAKEVAGMEIGQCIVVKDKIVLAVEAIEGTNETIKRGGKLGRGNVVVIKLSKKGHDPRFDVPTIGTETIEYLKEAGVSTIAIEAEKTLVLDKEDVIKQADKHKIAIIAL
- a CDS encoding CPBP family intramembrane glutamic endopeptidase; its protein translation is MLAKTGFMADTVDFEDGVYDFGKVMRRILMVVALIVFIVFRKSLRFGALVSSAIKTGPGFLRQFRLGFLLAVVPLLIYYGLGLLTGAWIIHIDYDSAGVTILYIIKYALIGCLIGIIEEILFRGFVLQSFLESVSLPVAVCVSSLIYSMLHFFKADVFVSTGFQPLVGFTTIALFFKPVFFDFFSNLPAILGLFLVGVVLSYAFIRTKSLYLSIGLHAGMVFMMKADGMFLVRVREKLGWLFGDSKLVTGVLVWFLLIFILFVIKRIYSRNITLE